In Hyphomicrobium denitrificans 1NES1, one DNA window encodes the following:
- a CDS encoding IS1595 family transposase, with product MAKQATYSFKAFQAEYPNDDACLFKLMEVQHGGTDIVCPECQKRSKFHLMSKRKAFACQHCGHHIHPCANTIFHKSSTKLTHWFFAMYLMTTTRHGVPAKEIQRQTGVTYKTAWRMCHQLRELMAEADDASPLAGHIEMDETVIGGRPRNRLPQGQNKKGHTGPNKTVLFGMVERGGRVRTRVVPNVQMGTLHPHIVENVAKGSKVSTDELKSYGFLPYAGYEHARVAHAKKEFARGDVHVNSIEGFWSRLKVSIKGTHVSVSRQHLWKYAAEFSYRYNMRKTPEQMFERLISSV from the coding sequence ATGGCGAAGCAGGCGACCTACAGCTTCAAGGCATTTCAGGCGGAATACCCGAATGACGACGCCTGCCTGTTCAAGCTGATGGAAGTTCAGCACGGCGGAACGGACATCGTCTGCCCAGAGTGCCAGAAGCGTTCGAAATTCCACTTGATGAGCAAGCGCAAGGCTTTCGCCTGCCAGCATTGCGGCCATCACATCCACCCCTGCGCCAATACGATCTTTCACAAGTCGAGCACGAAGCTCACGCACTGGTTTTTCGCGATGTATCTCATGACGACGACGCGCCACGGCGTTCCGGCGAAAGAGATACAGCGTCAAACGGGCGTGACGTACAAAACGGCATGGCGCATGTGCCACCAACTCCGCGAACTGATGGCGGAGGCTGACGACGCAAGCCCTTTAGCTGGACACATTGAGATGGACGAGACCGTTATCGGCGGTCGTCCTCGCAATCGTTTGCCACAAGGTCAAAATAAGAAAGGCCATACGGGGCCAAATAAAACTGTCCTGTTTGGGATGGTCGAGCGTGGCGGCCGGGTGCGGACGCGCGTCGTTCCCAACGTCCAGATGGGAACGCTGCATCCTCACATCGTTGAGAATGTCGCCAAGGGAAGCAAGGTCAGCACGGACGAACTGAAGTCGTACGGATTTTTACCCTACGCTGGTTATGAACATGCCCGCGTCGCGCACGCGAAAAAAGAATTTGCGCGCGGCGACGTACATGTGAACAGCATCGAAGGTTTTTGGAGCCGCCTTAAAGTTAGTATCAAAGGCACGCACGTAAGCGTTTCACGCCAACACCTTTGGAAATACGCTGCTGAGTTTTCCTACCGTTACAACATGAGGAAGACGCCAGAACAAATGTTTGAACGTCTTATTTCTTCGGTTTAG
- a CDS encoding thermonuclease family protein, giving the protein MTHDSLSLVVMSFVASVLSAKLSRTGREAGAFFVSSAALLLVPAIAVAVTGPGANDPAIITGQGRVVDGDTLDVGPTRVRLEGIDAPELAQTCRTATGERWGCGKASAAFLRALVQQKGLACDRTGSDLYHRALATCFEDGADINEAMVRAGMAWAFVRYSKVYVAVEADARGRKVGVWQGPAEAPWDFRHAEWQVAETAAPSGCAIKGNISSHGRIYHMPWSPWYGRVKIDESCGERWFCSEAEALAAGWRPAAAN; this is encoded by the coding sequence GTGACACACGACTCACTGAGTCTCGTCGTCATGAGCTTTGTGGCGTCCGTCCTGTCCGCAAAACTGAGCCGCACCGGTCGCGAGGCCGGTGCGTTTTTCGTTTCATCGGCCGCGCTGCTTCTTGTGCCTGCCATCGCTGTTGCTGTGACGGGACCTGGAGCGAACGATCCGGCAATCATCACCGGCCAGGGTCGTGTGGTCGATGGCGATACGCTTGATGTCGGTCCGACGCGCGTTCGCTTGGAAGGCATCGACGCGCCCGAGTTGGCGCAGACGTGCCGGACCGCGACTGGCGAAAGATGGGGCTGCGGCAAGGCCTCAGCGGCATTCCTGCGAGCCTTGGTGCAACAGAAAGGCCTCGCATGCGACCGCACCGGCAGTGATCTTTATCATCGCGCGCTCGCCACATGCTTCGAGGACGGCGCCGATATCAACGAAGCCATGGTCCGTGCCGGAATGGCGTGGGCGTTTGTCAGGTATTCGAAGGTCTACGTCGCCGTCGAAGCTGATGCACGAGGAAGAAAGGTCGGCGTCTGGCAGGGTCCTGCCGAAGCGCCTTGGGATTTTCGGCACGCGGAATGGCAGGTGGCCGAAACGGCAGCACCGAGCGGCTGCGCGATCAAGGGCAATATCTCTTCGCACGGCCGCATCTACCACATGCCGTGGAGCCCTTGGTATGGCCGCGTGAAGATCGACGAGTCGTGCGGCGAACGGTGGTTCTGTTCTGAAGCCGAGGCGCTCGCGGCAGGCTGGCGTCCCGCCGCGGCCAATTGA